The Candidatus Rokuibacteriota bacterium genome window below encodes:
- a CDS encoding gas vesicle protein GvpG, whose protein sequence is MLLIDDLLALPFRGFVGIFRKIHELADRELNDEAYIQEKLLELQLLYEMDEIDEEEYTKLAAEWEAKLNAARGAEEEAGSEGDESAPGPGVTAGSDVAAEKPRAA, encoded by the coding sequence ATGCTTTTGATCGACGACCTGCTTGCGCTCCCGTTCAGGGGGTTCGTGGGCATTTTCCGCAAGATCCATGAGCTGGCCGACCGCGAGCTAAACGATGAGGCTTACATCCAAGAGAAGCTCCTGGAGCTCCAGCTCCTCTACGAGATGGACGAGATCGACGAAGAGGAGTACACGAAACTGGCGGCTGAATGGGAAGCGAAGCTCAACGCCGCCAGGGGCGCCGAGGAAGAGGCGGGGTCGGAGGGAGACGAGTCAGCTCCAGGCCCTGGAGTGACCGCTGGGAGCGACGTCGCGGCCGAGAAGCCGCGTGCCGCCTGA
- a CDS encoding gas vesicle protein translates to MKIEEVNRVIQGLLGEVLKKEGTIIKTSKTSDGWEVQVEVIEENAYTKALGIRARVMDRNIYEAKLSDDLEVVSYARVGQPLAGTHQRGVGRAG, encoded by the coding sequence ATGAAGATCGAAGAAGTGAACCGGGTGATCCAGGGGTTGCTCGGGGAGGTCCTGAAGAAAGAAGGGACAATCATCAAAACGAGCAAGACCTCCGACGGCTGGGAAGTCCAGGTGGAGGTCATTGAAGAGAACGCATACACGAAGGCGCTGGGGATCCGGGCCAGAGTCATGGACAGAAACATCTACGAGGCGAAGCTCAGCGATGACCTGGAGGTTGTCTCCTACGCACGGGTCGGCCAGCCCCTGGCGGGCACCCACCAAAGGGGGGTCGGGCGAGCAGGTTGA
- a CDS encoding gas vesicle protein — MPQSQAISHSVQTTNLADILERVLDKGIVIAGDIKICLADIELLNIKIRLLVASVEKAKEMGIDWWQSDPALSSKARALEDENRTLKERLDRLEARLGG, encoded by the coding sequence ATGCCACAGTCACAGGCCATCTCCCACAGCGTTCAGACCACCAACCTGGCGGACATCCTGGAGCGGGTCCTCGACAAGGGGATTGTCATCGCCGGCGACATCAAGATCTGCCTGGCCGATATCGAGCTGCTGAACATCAAGATCCGGCTCCTCGTGGCCTCGGTGGAGAAGGCCAAGGAGATGGGGATCGACTGGTGGCAAAGTGACCCCGCTCTCTCCTCGAAGGCGCGGGCCCTGGAGGACGAGAACCGAACCCTGAAGGAGCGCCTCGATCGGCTCGAGGCCCGCCTCGGGGGTTGA
- a CDS encoding Hsp20/alpha crystallin family protein yields the protein MRGTKGGGGFGLGDLFRGIGDLIELLKEMEAEGKTEVTRTGELRGKGRLKDLRGVYGFSVKVGLGGEPTVETFGNIKKGEEGAVVEEAREPLVDVFDEKEVIRVIAELPGVEADDIKAELEGDILTIAAEGKDRKYTK from the coding sequence ATGAGAGGAACAAAGGGCGGCGGGGGATTCGGCCTCGGCGATCTCTTCAGGGGAATCGGTGACCTCATCGAGCTCCTCAAGGAGATGGAGGCGGAGGGGAAGACAGAGGTGACCCGGACGGGGGAGCTACGGGGGAAAGGGCGGCTGAAGGACTTGAGAGGGGTCTATGGCTTCAGCGTCAAGGTCGGCCTGGGGGGCGAACCGACCGTCGAGACCTTCGGCAACATCAAGAAGGGCGAAGAGGGTGCGGTGGTGGAGGAGGCGAGAGAGCCCCTGGTGGATGTCTTTGATGAGAAGGAGGTCATCCGGGTGATTGCCGAGCTGCCAGGAGTGGAGGCCGACGACATCAAGGCCGAGCTGGAGGGAGACATCCTCACCATCGCCGCTGAGGGCAAGGACCGGAAGTACACCAAAG